In Clostridium omnivorum, the DNA window TTTAACATAATATTAAAATAGAGGTAACCTCTTATTCTATATAAGCATCTTCAACTTTAGCTACATAATGATCTAATCCTTCGTTAACAAACATTACAACCTTGGGCTCACCAGTTTTATCTAATCGCGCTGAATAAGCCTTAAGTCCCTCCCTATCCAATTCTTCACTTCTTTTTACCTCTATGTTCCCATCACTATAATAATCGTAATCGGAATAAGCATTAGTTATTTCAGTTTCTAGCTTATCTGCTTGACAATCAATATTTTTGATGTTTTCTAAAACTCTTCTAATGTCTGACATAGCCTTTCCTCCTATTTGCTTTTTTAACTTTAATTTAGTACTATTTTAGTATATCTTGAAATACTAATATTATTAGCTCATAGAAGGTAAAAGGTCTAAACAACCTTTTATGGGTAACTTGCGAGAGGCATTGAGCACGATTAAGTTACCCAGTGTTTCGAGTGGAAGGAGAAACCATGAAAATAGTATTTTTAAAAGTAACTCTAAAAGCTGCCTTTACTGAGAATCAACTTGTTAAAGGTGGATGGCAGGCAAAGGATCCAGGGAAATTATATACAAGATCAAAGGGTATTTATAGATTTAATTATATAGTTAAAACATTTGGCAAAATAAAAGTAAGTGAATTACATGCAGTATTAGATTCTGAAGAAACTATCTTAAACTACAATAATTTATCAGAATTTACTTTTGAAGACTGCTGGAGTATTTTGTGGAATAAAAGTTATACTCCAAATTCAGTTGAAATTATTATGAAAAAGAACCTATTTGATTACCTTATTAATCTAGGTTGGAAGCCTTCAGTACTTGGAGTTATTGATTATCTACAGGAGGATAATGAACTTAGCTACTATTATCCTGCTCCAGAGGGTGAAGAACTCTATAAGCTTGTCGACGACAATCCTTGCGATGTACTGAGTTATATTTCAAAGCTTCGAGCATTAAATATTATATAAACTTATATATAAGCTTTATAATATAAAAAAACTTCAACGCTGGCTTTAACCTAGCGTTGAAGTGCTGTATATATGATTCTCTCATTAAAAATTCTTTGCTTTTTCCTTAGCCTTTTCTATAGTCTTTCCAACAATAGCATTAACATCATTTCCTATTATGTCTAAACCATCTGCTGAAATAGTTGTAAAATCAGTTATTCCTAAGAAACCTAATATTGTTCTTAAATATCTGTCGCCCATTTCATAAGATGCTGCAGGTTCACTTGTATAATCTCCACCTCTTGAAGTAATATTAACTACCTTTTTTCCAGTACATAGTCCTACAGCTCCTGATGCTGTATATTTAAATGTAATTCCAGTAACTGTTATATAATCTATATATGCTTTTAGTATTGAAGGAATGCTTAAGTTCCAAAATGGTTCTGCAATTACATATTTATCTGCTTCTAAAAATTGATATGCATACTTTAATATTGGATGGTCTTTCCCTGTTCCTTCTTTAGGTGTATGCAATTCTCCAAGTTCTCCTTTTGGAAGAAATTCTATTCCTTCTTCATATAAATCCAAAGTGATAATTTCATCTTGAGGATTTAATTTCTTATATTCTTCAATAAAACTATCCGAAATCTTAAAAGTTCTAGATTCTCCCTCTTTCTTTGCATTTGCTTTAATGTACAATACTTTACTCATGTTTTTCCTCCTACCTACAATTAAATATTATTTATGTTTTCTTTATTATTCTCTGTGAATATTTATTTATTATGCTATAATAATATCAATTAAATATCTTTTTAACAAGTAGACACTTTTTAGTGCCATAGTACCCAAAAAGATACTGTAAAAGGAGCTGGTTTTATGAGTGAAGAAATAAAAAAACATGAGTCTTGTCATATGAAGGAACAATGCTTAAAATATGATACATGTCCTATGGTATTAGTGCAAGATTTACTTTCAGGCAAATGGAAAATTTTGATTCTCTGGTATCTTAGTTATAATACACTAAGATTCTCTGATATTAAGAGAAGATTACCTAATATAACGCAGAAAATGCTTACACAACAATTGAGAAGCTTAGAAGAGGATGGCCTGATATTTAGAACAGTTTATAACATTATTCCCCCAAAGGTGGAATATGGCTTAACAGAAACAGGTAAAAAAACAATACCTATATTAAACATGATGCACAGCTTTGGTTCAGAATACTTAAATGAAAATAATATTAATATTACTGAATAAATTTAAATACTAATTATAAGAACCACTTCAATTAAAATCAATTGACTTAATTTTATATAAAAAAATAAAACTTGCATGTCTTTATCACTGCAAGTTTTATTTTTGGTGCGGATAACAGGATTTGAACCTGCATGGTTTCCCGCTAGAACCTGAAACTAGTGCGTCTGCCAATTCCGCCATATCCGCATAATCATTTGTGCCATATAATAGATTATATACTATTAAAATAAAAAAGCAATTTTTTATTATCATCATCTTCTCTTAAAAAGTTACAATTATTGCAATTATATTAATTTCTCTTCAATTTTTATAATCTATGTCAATAATTATAAAAAAACATATATTTATCACTTTGTATCAAATAAAAGTACCAACTCTTTACACAAAGAGCTGGTACTTTTATTATATGCTTTTAGATTTAAATTTTACTTTAAAAAATTTTAATATAGCTGAGAAATTAATGTAAAAATACTTCTTAATAAAGTATACAAAAATGTTTTGCCTACGTTTTAAATGCTTTTCTATGAAGTTATAAAATTCCTTTTTATCAAATTCAAGTGCTGTTTTCTTTCCATAGAATTCTTCATACACTAAATTAGAAACTATAGTAAGTCTTGCCCTTAATTCTTTTCCGTTAACATTTTGTATAAATTCTACATCTCCAAGATAATCAGGCTTTACTATTCCTATGGTTTTTAATCTTCTCATACTATATAAATACAGTGGTATTATGCTATTTGAATTGATTATCCTTCTCTTTCTAATTAACGACCATAGAATTCTACCAATTGTTATAAGTAAAATTATTGAAATGAAATATATTAAAACCAATACTTTAAGTGAAAGCTTTTGAATCTCTGATCCTTCACTGCCATCTAAATTTTGATCTCTTCCATTTCTCTTTATATTTGAATTCATTCCACTTACATCTGGAGAATTCTGTGTATTATCTACCTTTTCTTCATTTTTCTTTTGTTCCCTAACTAAGGTTGGTCCATCTGGGACTGCATCTACTGTATACCAAATACCCATTTGCTGGTTTTCCATAAAAAGCACTTCAGTCCATGCGTGGGCATTTTCATTAGACACTACGTAAAGGCCTTTATCATCTTTTCTTTCTGTCATATTAAAGCCTTCTACATATCTAGCTGGTACCCCTGCTATTCTGCACATAACTGTAAGTGCAGAGGCAAAATAAGTGCAATATCCCTTCTTTTCAGTGAAAAGGAAATAATCAACAAACTCTTTTCCTTCCGGTAAATCAGAAACCTTAATTGAATAGGTGTAATTTGAACTCAAGTAATCCTTTATCTTCTTTACCTTTTCTAAATCATTTTTACTGTCTTTCGTAATATCATAAACTAATTTGTAAATTGCAGGGCTAATGTTGTCTGGAAGCTGAAGATATTTTTTATATGTTTCAGAATAATAAATTGGCCCTACACCTTTTGATGCTGTACTCACATCAGCGAGCTTCAACTTTCCAACCTCTGATATTTGCATAAACTTTACAGTATAAGGTTTTTGTGTCATGCTGCTGTTCATAAAAGTTGGAATATCATCATAAAATACATCACCCTTTTCAGGATTTAAATCCACAGCATAGGAAGGAGTGAAGTAAGTAGACGTATTTAATTCTTGAGGGTAAATAGTCATAGAACTTCCTGAATCCATAAGATATCCTTTTGAAATATCCAGAGAGTTCACAGTAAGCTTATCACCTTTATCTTTATAGCTGTACTTTTTCTCGCTTTGGTCCCAAGATGAACCATCATAATAATCTTTAATTGTTCCTATTAAATAATACGGTTTATCGCTTTTAACTTTAAATGCAGTCAAGTCATTTAAAGTTAATGAACCTCCAAGTCTATTCTTGTTACCATCATACCCAGAATATGATAAATCATATCTAATTTTCTTTCCCTTTAATTCATCTGTTTCCTTATCATTTGCAAATTGATTATGAAATCTACTCTTTATGCTTGTACTATATTTTGCTCCAAAATTTTGTGGCATAATAATTGAAAACTGAGCCACAGCTAAACAAAACAGTATCATGTACAAAGAAACCTTTTTGCTATTTAACATAACCCTTATTCCGTGTTTTCTCATGTTTGCAGAATTTTTAATGTAAGTATTAACGCAATAGGTAATAAGATTCAAAAACACATATTGAAACAAATAATTTTTAACATCATCTGTATAGCCTGTATACCATAATAACAGTATTATTGTTAAATTTAGAATTAAAATATTATTAGGAAGTCCCTTTGTCATCAAGAGCATATTAAATAAAATTATTAATGGAACTGCAATAGCAAAAACAGCCTTAAATTCACTAAAACTCGTATCAATTGTATTGTAGAGCTTTGTATTGATAGTATTAAAATTGTGGATTATATCATTGTTTATAAAATTTAGTACAATTCCACTTTTAAAATAGAAAAATACTAAAAGGCTTACTACTATTCCTAAGGTAAACAAAAACTTATAAAGGCCTCTTTTTAATACACTATGGTAAAACCAGTATATAAGCGTGGCACCAATAAATAGTGCTGTTATATATACATAGCTAAAGCCTTCAATTTTGTATGAAATTTTCATTAGCCTTAGTATAAAAATAAAGTTAATATAAGTAAGCAGTATAAAAATCTTATTTTCCTTTAACCAACTCATATTTTCACCTAATTTCCGGCTTTATTTATCATTTCATTAAAACTTAAACATTGTATACCAATTCTATTTAGAAATTTAATATTCTCAAGCTTACTTAAAGAATTTGCATAATAAAAAACAGTAAGATTGTAACCTTTGTCTTTCATCATAATAAGATTATCCCTCATGCCATCATCAATCCTTGCGGTGATAATTCCTATCCAACTTAGCTTTGGAATCTTATCTAAATTTGAATTAATATAGTTTATAAAATTACTTTCACTATCACTCTTTTGAGTTAGAAAAAATTCCATCAGTTGAATGAAATCCTCTCTGCTATCTACCTCAAACTTTCTTTCTATAAGTGAATTTATAAAAAGCTTGCTTTTAATACCCTTTAGCTGCATATAGTTTACAATAGATACACAAAAATCAACTAACGCCTCTTCTAATACACCTGAATTATCGTTATCAATATTGTCTTTACTCATATTTAAAAACAAATTACTTTCTTCTCCAGAAACAGTTTCAAAGTTTTTTACATATAATTCTCCATGCTTGGCACTTACCTTCCAGTTTACCCTTTTCAAGCTGTCTCCTTCATTATATTTTCTTATATCACGAGTACTATATGCATCTTCAATATTTGTCTTACTACTTACAGTATTTTTGAATATATCGCTGCCATTTGAAACAAATTTAGATATATTATGAACTCTGGGATATACTTTCATAACTGAATAGCTATTAATATGCTTACCCCGTTGAAAAATATAAAACATGTCACTAACACTGCAGTATATATCTCCAAAATTATAAATTCCTCTTTGATTAAATTGTACCTCATTTTTTATCCACTTGCTCTCATCAGGATTGAGACACAAGCAATCGCTAACATACTTGGAATTTATATTTGACATAGCGCTATTTTTTATCAAAACATATGGAGACGGAAGTATGCTATAATTCTTCACAATTGTAGAAAACTGTGCAGTGTCCCCTGCGCTATACATTTCTTTATCAAATCTAACTTGAACAGAAATTGCTTTAATTTGAGCAAATATATATATAAGACCTATAAAAAAGGTCAAAGCAATCCCATAAAATATGCAATAAGGCAAATTCCCACCTTGTATAAATGCAAATATAAAGGCAACTACAAGCAAGATAAGGAACTTTTTGCTAACCCTAAACATATTACTTCACCCTTGGAACAGGCACTGTTTTAATTATATCTAGTAGAACGGACTCACTATCATAATTGCTTGCCCTTGCAAGAGCTGAGACAGATACTCTATGTCCTAATACAAGCAAAACATTTTCCTTAATATCTTCAGGTATTACAAAGTTTCTTCCATTAATTAATGCTGTAGCTTGCGCAATTCTTAAAAGAGCTAAAGATGCTCTTGTACTTGTACCTAATATTAAGTATTTATTATTTCTAGTTGCATCTGCTATATTTGCTATGTATTCATTAATTTCATCAGATACAAATACTTCCCTAGCCTTTTTCTGAAGTGTAATAATATCTTCAGCACCAGCCACACTTTGAATTTCCTCAAGAGGTTCATCATTTCTATATATTTTTAATATTTTAGCTTCATCTTTCTTATCTGGATATCCTATTCCAACTTTTATCATAAATCTATCTAGCTGAGCTTCTGGTAAAACAAATGTACCTTCACACTCTATTGGATTTTGTGTAGCTAGTACAAAAAAAGGTTTTTGAAGTTTTATTGTATTATTTCCCTCTGAAACTTGTCTCTCTTCCATAACCTCTAAAAGAGCTGACTGAGTTTTAGGTGATGTTCTATTTATTTCATCTGCTAGAACTACAT includes these proteins:
- a CDS encoding FMN-dependent NADH-azoreductase, giving the protein MSKVLYIKANAKKEGESRTFKISDSFIEEYKKLNPQDEIITLDLYEEGIEFLPKGELGELHTPKEGTGKDHPILKYAYQFLEADKYVIAEPFWNLSIPSILKAYIDYITVTGITFKYTASGAVGLCTGKKVVNITSRGGDYTSEPAASYEMGDRYLRTILGFLGITDFTTISADGLDIIGNDVNAIVGKTIEKAKEKAKNF
- a CDS encoding winged helix-turn-helix transcriptional regulator yields the protein MSEEIKKHESCHMKEQCLKYDTCPMVLVQDLLSGKWKILILWYLSYNTLRFSDIKRRLPNITQKMLTQQLRSLEEDGLIFRTVYNIIPPKVEYGLTETGKKTIPILNMMHSFGSEYLNENNINITE
- a CDS encoding transglutaminase-like domain-containing protein — protein: MSWLKENKIFILLTYINFIFILRLMKISYKIEGFSYVYITALFIGATLIYWFYHSVLKRGLYKFLFTLGIVVSLLVFFYFKSGIVLNFINNDIIHNFNTINTKLYNTIDTSFSEFKAVFAIAVPLIILFNMLLMTKGLPNNILILNLTIILLLWYTGYTDDVKNYLFQYVFLNLITYCVNTYIKNSANMRKHGIRVMLNSKKVSLYMILFCLAVAQFSIIMPQNFGAKYSTSIKSRFHNQFANDKETDELKGKKIRYDLSYSGYDGNKNRLGGSLTLNDLTAFKVKSDKPYYLIGTIKDYYDGSSWDQSEKKYSYKDKGDKLTVNSLDISKGYLMDSGSSMTIYPQELNTSTYFTPSYAVDLNPEKGDVFYDDIPTFMNSSMTQKPYTVKFMQISEVGKLKLADVSTASKGVGPIYYSETYKKYLQLPDNISPAIYKLVYDITKDSKNDLEKVKKIKDYLSSNYTYSIKVSDLPEGKEFVDYFLFTEKKGYCTYFASALTVMCRIAGVPARYVEGFNMTERKDDKGLYVVSNENAHAWTEVLFMENQQMGIWYTVDAVPDGPTLVREQKKNEEKVDNTQNSPDVSGMNSNIKRNGRDQNLDGSEGSEIQKLSLKVLVLIYFISIILLITIGRILWSLIRKRRIINSNSIIPLYLYSMRRLKTIGIVKPDYLGDVEFIQNVNGKELRARLTIVSNLVYEEFYGKKTALEFDKKEFYNFIEKHLKRRQNIFVYFIKKYFYINFSAILKFFKVKFKSKSI
- a CDS encoding DUF58 domain-containing protein, which encodes MFRVSKKFLILLVVAFIFAFIQGGNLPYCIFYGIALTFFIGLIYIFAQIKAISVQVRFDKEMYSAGDTAQFSTIVKNYSILPSPYVLIKNSAMSNINSKYVSDCLCLNPDESKWIKNEVQFNQRGIYNFGDIYCSVSDMFYIFQRGKHINSYSVMKVYPRVHNISKFVSNGSDIFKNTVSSKTNIEDAYSTRDIRKYNEGDSLKRVNWKVSAKHGELYVKNFETVSGEESNLFLNMSKDNIDNDNSGVLEEALVDFCVSIVNYMQLKGIKSKLFINSLIERKFEVDSREDFIQLMEFFLTQKSDSESNFINYINSNLDKIPKLSWIGIITARIDDGMRDNLIMMKDKGYNLTVFYYANSLSKLENIKFLNRIGIQCLSFNEMINKAGN
- a CDS encoding AAA family ATPase, with amino-acid sequence MDEQQLIKDIVYNIEKVIIGKRLEIYNILKGIIADGHILIEDVPGVGKTTLVKALSKSLNLTYSRIQFTPDLLPSDITGISIYNQRTMEFEFRRGPIFANVVLADEINRTSPKTQSALLEVMEERQVSEGNNTIKLQKPFFVLATQNPIECEGTFVLPEAQLDRFMIKVGIGYPDKKDEAKILKIYRNDEPLEEIQSVAGAEDIITLQKKAREVFVSDEINEYIANIADATRNNKYLILGTSTRASLALLRIAQATALINGRNFVIPEDIKENVLLVLGHRVSVSALARASNYDSESVLLDIIKTVPVPRVK